The Bacteroidota bacterium genomic sequence AAATCGATACAAGCATTAACATAACTTCACAACCTCAGAGTGCCACGATTAAGGAGGGAGAATTTGTCAAATTCGAAATCGAGGCAGAAGGTGAAAGCCTGACATATCAATGGCAAAAAGACGGAGTGGATATCAAGTTTGCAAGCCTAAACAATTATCAAATTGCTGCTGGAAAAATAGAAGATGCTGGAAAATACAGCTGTATTGTTAAAAATGCCTGGGGCCAAGTTGAAAGTGATAAAGCTGAATTAATTGTTAATACAGGATCGGGTTTGTCAAATATAAATAGCGAATTTACACTCAATATATACCCAAATCCATCACGTGGAAAATTCACAATAGAAGTCAATGCAATAAGTTCTGCTGACATTCAGATAGAAATTTGGGACATCTATGGTCGATTTATTAAAGCTCCCATCAGAAAAAATTCAAACTATCTGGAAATTGATCTGGGTAGCTTTTCAAAAGGTACATACTTAATAAAAGCAGCTTCAGAAAACTCCATAAAATTCTTCTCAGTAGTAATTCAATAATTCAATTTCTCCTTTTATTAAAACAACTATTATGAGATTAAATAGAAATCTGGTCAGTTTATATATGCTGTTTTTACTCACACTTATATCAAAAATATCATGTGCTCAAGTTTATGATGAACTAAACATTAATAATCTTTCTGTACGCATTAATTCATCTGGCGATTTCTTTAATGATTATATCAATCAAAAATCTCAGTTTGAAGTACCGATTAATAGCGGTAAAACGCCAGCATATACGTCAAGTTTGTGGGTAGGGGGAGTAGATGACCAGGACCAGTTACATATTGCAGCACAGGCTTATAGGTGCATGGCCGCAGATTTTTGGGAAGGTCCAGTAGCCAATGCATACCTACCATCATATGTGATTAAGTACCGAAGAGTTTACAAAATTGATCGATCTGATATAAACCAATTTCTGCAAACAGGAATTCCCTCTCAAAACATTATTGACTGGCCTGCTCATGGAGATTTGACAAATGGTGAAGCCGAATTTTTAGCGCCATTTATAGACGTTGATAAGGATAACAAATATGATCCATATAAAGGAGACTATCCTGCAATATTGGGAGATCAGGCAATTTTCTTTATTTTCAACGATGATAGACATGAACATGGAGAATCAAAAGGAGAGAAACTTAAAATTGAAATACATGGATTGGCCTATGCCTTTAATAAACCCGATGACAGGATTTTAAACAATACATTTTTTGTTAGATATAAAATAATCAATCGGTCGGAAAACAACTATTTCAACCTCTATTCTGGTGTTTTTACTGATTTTGACCTGGGCAATTATCTGGACGATTTCATCGGATGCGATTCTGCTAAAAGCTATTACTATGCATATAACGGAGACTCAATTGACGAAGGGAATCGTGGATATGGTAATAAGCCTCCTTCTTTGGGAGTTGTGTTTTTAAATAATGAGCTGAAATCATTTATTGGTTTTTACGATAATAATAACCAGAATTTGTTAAACCCGACAACTCCGCTTGGATTTTACAATAATCTGAACGGATTATGGAGTGATGGAACTTCAATAAATTATGGAGGAAATGGATATGATGATTATTGGCAAAAATCGGTTACAAAATTTTTGTATCCTCACCATCCAACATTATCCGGAGACTCATGGTCAGAAATAAGTGCAAATAACACCCCAGGTGACAGAAGGTGCTTGGGCTCTACGGGGCCATTTGACCTATATAAAAATGGTGAAATCATTTTAGATATTGCTTATGTGTTTTCAGAGCCTTCAAACAATGAGTTTCTTGCTTCCACAGTTCTTCTTGATAAAGACGTTGAATACATAAAGACATTTTACGATTCTTTTATAAGTTCAAGTCGAGAGCATAATCATAATATGAAGAAAGTTGAATTGTTTCCAAACCCATCAAATGGTTTCTTCCATATTTCTATCCCAGAGAAAAACAGCAAGGATGTTGAAATAAGTCTTTATAATACCAGTGGACAATTAATTGATAAAAGCAATTATTCAATAAATAGAGAGAATAAAGAAGTGAAAATTGCATTAAAAAATTTAGCAAAAGGGCTATACATAATTAGAATATTTAACAATGGGGACATATACGAAACATTGGTTTCAATTAAATAAATACACCTACAAACTAACCTTAATTGTTGCAGTAAATGTTTAAACCAATTACTAAAACTATAAGACTATGAAAACAATTAACTCAATTACTCTTCTTCTATTTTTAATATGTTCAACATCACTTTATTCACTTGCTCAGGATGTAGATTGGGTTTGGGCAAAAAATGCTGGAGGTAGCGATTTCGATCAAGGAAAACAAATTGCAACTGATAATGATGGAAACATTATTGTTGCCGGATTATTCAAAGGTCCAGCTCAATTCGGAACGTATACCTTGACATCATCAGGTGGCTATCATGATGTTTTTATTGCAAAATATGATGAATATGGGAAGGCTATATGGGCAATTTCTTTTGGAGGAACATCTTCTGAAGACATTAATGGACTGGCATTGGACAATGATCAAAACATTTATGTAACAGGAACTTATTCAAACACACTGGTTGTGGGTTACAAAAATTATTTTTCAAAAGGAAGTTCAGACATTTATACGATTAAACTAGATCCTTCTGGTAATGTCCTTTGGGTGAATACATCTGGAAGTAAACGACAGGACATGTCCTGTGGAATTACTGTTGAAGGTTATTCAATTTATACAGGTGGCACCTATTGGGAAACATTTTATGCAGAGTTTGATTCAATAAAGGCTGTTGGTTTATGTGACATATATATTCAAAAGTTAGATACTTCAGGAAATCTTGTTTGGCTTAAATCAGCAGGAGGAAAAGGAGGTGACTTCCCAAAAGGAATTACCGCAAATGCAAATTTAATATTTATTTGTGGACAATTTAATGACAGCTGCTATTTTGATGATAAATACGTTATTGGAAAAAATTCCTATGATATCTTCAATGCAGTTCTTTCACCAAAAGGAGATTTCAAATGGGCCAAATCTGGTCTTGGGGATTACGGCAATTATCCTAACGGCATTTCCTCCGATGATTTAGGAAACACCTATTTGACTGGTTGCTTTGGAGAAACAATAAGTTTCGATAATACACAACTTACTAGTTCTGGAAAAACCGATGCATTTATTGTCAAATATGACTCCTTTGGTGTGTGTCATTGGGCAGTTAAAGCAGGCGGAGCCCTATATGACCAGGGAACTGGAATATTTGCTGATAGCAAAAGTGGAATTGTATTGACAGGCTTTTTTGATGGGCAAATGAATATTGGATCAAAGAACTTTACTGGTTATGGAGGTAAAGACATTTTTGTGGCAGAATACGATGCATCTGGAACACTGTTGTGGGCAAAAAATGC encodes the following:
- a CDS encoding T9SS type A sorting domain-containing protein; protein product: MRLNRNLVSLYMLFLLTLISKISCAQVYDELNINNLSVRINSSGDFFNDYINQKSQFEVPINSGKTPAYTSSLWVGGVDDQDQLHIAAQAYRCMAADFWEGPVANAYLPSYVIKYRRVYKIDRSDINQFLQTGIPSQNIIDWPAHGDLTNGEAEFLAPFIDVDKDNKYDPYKGDYPAILGDQAIFFIFNDDRHEHGESKGEKLKIEIHGLAYAFNKPDDRILNNTFFVRYKIINRSENNYFNLYSGVFTDFDLGNYLDDFIGCDSAKSYYYAYNGDSIDEGNRGYGNKPPSLGVVFLNNELKSFIGFYDNNNQNLLNPTTPLGFYNNLNGLWSDGTSINYGGNGYDDYWQKSVTKFLYPHHPTLSGDSWSEISANNTPGDRRCLGSTGPFDLYKNGEIILDIAYVFSEPSNNEFLASTVLLDKDVEYIKTFYDSFISSSREHNHNMKKVELFPNPSNGFFHISIPEKNSKDVEISLYNTSGQLIDKSNYSINRENKEVKIALKNLAKGLYIIRIFNNGDIYETLVSIK
- a CDS encoding T9SS type A sorting domain-containing protein, with protein sequence MKTINSITLLLFLICSTSLYSLAQDVDWVWAKNAGGSDFDQGKQIATDNDGNIIVAGLFKGPAQFGTYTLTSSGGYHDVFIAKYDEYGKAIWAISFGGTSSEDINGLALDNDQNIYVTGTYSNTLVVGYKNYFSKGSSDIYTIKLDPSGNVLWVNTSGSKRQDMSCGITVEGYSIYTGGTYWETFYAEFDSIKAVGLCDIYIQKLDTSGNLVWLKSAGGKGGDFPKGITANANLIFICGQFNDSCYFDDKYVIGKNSYDIFNAVLSPKGDFKWAKSGLGDYGNYPNGISSDDLGNTYLTGCFGETISFDNTQLTSSGKTDAFIVKYDSFGVCHWAVKAGGALYDQGTGIFADSKSGIVLTGFFDGQMNIGSKNFTGYGGKDIFVAEYDASGTLLWAKNAGGSSFDFGLAITKDNSSAYATGYFTTQATFGSTQLNAPGTDQDLFIARLAIPPPATVIITKHPQDQVVCEDGSAFFNVGAIGKNLSFQWKFNGNDVSGATDSFLTLIGVDASNSGSYTCTISDSAYSVTSDPGILTLGSEPVISQHPQNATVTRHSKVTLKVLASGANSYQWQKDGTDLTGETLNTLIFSDVQFSDEGKYRCVVSGICGIITSDESTLTIITTGISDPIDQVLSISPNPTKGIIEIRLQNSDKELQIEIYDTKGKRIIHKNIQGKSEKLDLSHLNKGIYIILAKCKEDSFSYKIILK